The Bacteroidota bacterium DNA window ACCCATCGGGATAAAGACTGCTACAACGCTTTTTATAAATCCCCCGGGTGTTGACCTCCACAATGGAACCGTTTTTAGCTATAACATCAAGACTTTCCATTACCAGATCCCTGTACCAATTGTCGTTTTCCAGGAAGTACCGATTCTGATTATGCATTTTGATCTTATCCATGTGACCGACGATATCGGGTTTTTCCTCAGCTACCATGCGGTTGAGCTGGTGGTAATAGGCTGTGACCGCTTTTCGGATGTTACCGTCGAAAACATCCTCCAACCCCCGGTCATAGGTTTCCCGCGATGATCCATCGATGAACCACAATCGCTTTTTTTCGGCATTGGTGACCAGATGTACCGACCCGATCACGTAATCAAGCCCGGCTATCTTCCTGAATTCGTCGAATGGACGCGTCAGTCCTGGAATATAATCGATTTCCAGTCCCAGGAGTATTTTTAACCTACCACGGTATTTTTCCTGCAGGATGCGTATGGTCTGACAATACTCCAGCAAAACTGCATCGGAAGGTATGGCAAACTGGTTGCTAAAAGGAACAGGAGCATGGCTGGAAAACCCCAGGATGGAGAGTTGCTCTTCGACAGCCTTTTGGATATACGATTCCGGATCGTTGGAGCCGTCGCAGAAAC harbors:
- a CDS encoding histidinol-phosphatase, which codes for MMRFNLHTHTRFCDGSNDPESYIQKAVEEQLSILGFSSHAPVPFSNQFAIPSDAVLLEYCQTIRILQEKYRGRLKILLGLEIDYIPGLTRPFDEFRKIAGLDYVIGSVHLVTNAEKKRLWFIDGSSRETYDRGLEDVFDGNIRKAVTAYYHQLNRMVAEEKPDIVGHMDKIKMHNQNRYFLENDNWYRDLVMESLDVIAKNGSIVEVNTRGIYKKRCSSLYPDGWILDEILNRQIPVTISTDAHKPGELTLLYDQTREQLLQRGFREVWIISENGPAPIAL